One stretch of Corynebacterium imitans DNA includes these proteins:
- a CDS encoding fumarylacetoacetate hydrolase family protein has product MRLVTLRVPGHDLTVAARLESDTTAVTFPGYPDVGALLKAGDSTAWQEGEKVEFTPEQLAPVIPRPGKIICVGLNYAKHIDEMGHERPDVPTLFIKFPEALIGPYDDAEIPDFNADTLDFEGELAVVIGKYTRHVNEVDANEHIAGYAVINDYTQRHIQKRTKQWHQGKSLEKTAGFGPWLDTEWQPGPVLITTVGGEVMQQAPTDDLVFSPAKLIEFISHLYPLEPGDVIATGTPDGVGHARNPQRYLADGDTVRVEIEGLGAIENTTRVYPAK; this is encoded by the coding sequence ATGCGCTTAGTCACACTGCGAGTCCCCGGCCACGACCTCACCGTCGCCGCCCGCCTCGAATCCGACACCACCGCCGTCACCTTCCCGGGCTACCCGGACGTCGGTGCCCTCCTTAAAGCAGGCGACAGTACTGCGTGGCAGGAGGGAGAAAAAGTCGAGTTCACTCCCGAGCAGCTCGCCCCTGTCATCCCCCGCCCGGGCAAGATTATCTGCGTCGGCCTGAACTACGCCAAGCACATCGACGAGATGGGCCACGAGCGTCCCGACGTGCCCACCCTGTTCATCAAGTTCCCCGAGGCACTCATCGGCCCCTACGACGACGCGGAGATCCCCGACTTCAACGCCGACACCCTCGATTTCGAGGGCGAGCTTGCCGTGGTGATTGGGAAGTACACCCGCCACGTCAACGAGGTTGATGCAAATGAACACATCGCCGGATACGCCGTGATCAACGACTACACCCAGCGCCATATCCAAAAGCGCACCAAGCAGTGGCACCAGGGGAAATCACTCGAAAAGACAGCCGGGTTCGGCCCCTGGTTGGACACCGAGTGGCAGCCCGGCCCCGTGCTCATCACCACCGTGGGCGGCGAGGTCATGCAGCAGGCCCCCACGGACGACTTGGTGTTCTCGCCCGCGAAGCTCATCGAGTTCATCTCGCACCTCTACCCGCTCGAGCCCGGCGACGTGATTGCCACCGGCACTCCCGACGGCGTGGGGCACGCAAGGAACCCCCAGCGTTACCTCGCCGACGGCGACACGGTGCGCGTGGAGATTGAGGGCCTCGGCGCCATCGAGAACACGACTCGCGTCTACCCGGCCAAGTAG
- the pth gene encoding aminoacyl-tRNA hydrolase, producing MSSSPVLVVGLGNPGPKYAGTRHNAGIALIDELCSRATPMPAQLAAHKRTNTEVAELAAGRLLPDRQVILARTRAFMNVSGGPVKALADYFRVQTEDVFVAYDELDLDLGQVKLRKGGGDHGHNGLKSVTKSLGGKPYHKLAIGIGRPPGRMAPADYVLKPFSASQQVDLTIAAADAADLWLKSV from the coding sequence GTGTCTTCTTCTCCAGTTCTAGTTGTCGGCCTGGGCAACCCGGGCCCCAAGTATGCAGGCACCCGCCACAATGCGGGCATCGCGCTTATCGACGAGCTGTGCTCCCGCGCCACCCCCATGCCCGCCCAACTCGCGGCGCACAAGCGCACGAATACCGAGGTCGCCGAGCTTGCCGCAGGCAGGCTCCTCCCCGACCGCCAGGTGATCCTTGCCCGCACCCGCGCCTTTATGAACGTCTCCGGCGGCCCCGTCAAGGCACTCGCCGACTACTTCCGCGTGCAAACAGAGGACGTGTTCGTCGCCTACGACGAGCTCGACCTTGACTTGGGGCAGGTCAAACTCCGCAAGGGCGGCGGCGACCACGGCCACAACGGCCTAAAATCTGTAACCAAGTCTTTGGGCGGCAAGCCCTACCACAAGCTCGCTATTGGGATCGGGCGTCCGCCTGGAAGAATGGCTCCCGCCGACTACGTGCTCAAGCCCTTTTCTGCCAGTCAGCAGGTTGATCTGACAATCGCGGCCGCCGACGCGGCGGATCTCTGGTTGAAATCCGTATAA
- the pth gene encoding aminoacyl-tRNA hydrolase: MLVLVFDFLKRFRPTPPATEWLVVGLGNPGPKYETTKHNVGTLAVDQSAKNLAPVRGIKATVEHIGDVAWARPTTFMNLSGEAVAPLAKQLGVPPERIVVIHDELDLPAGKVRIKLGGNENGHNGLKSLTEHLGTRDYVRVRVGIGRPPKGLAVPDWVLGPLDGNEAIETAAEAARLVCSDGLAAAQNEIHAKS, encoded by the coding sequence ATGCTTGTCCTCGTGTTCGATTTTCTCAAGCGCTTCCGGCCCACGCCCCCTGCTACCGAGTGGCTCGTGGTGGGACTGGGCAACCCCGGCCCCAAGTACGAGACCACGAAGCACAACGTGGGCACGCTCGCTGTCGACCAGTCTGCCAAAAACCTGGCCCCCGTGCGCGGGATCAAAGCAACGGTGGAGCACATTGGCGACGTCGCGTGGGCCCGCCCCACCACCTTCATGAATCTCTCCGGCGAGGCCGTGGCCCCTCTCGCAAAGCAGCTCGGCGTACCTCCCGAGCGCATCGTGGTCATTCACGACGAGCTCGACCTGCCTGCGGGCAAGGTGCGCATCAAGCTCGGCGGGAATGAGAACGGCCACAACGGGCTCAAATCCCTCACCGAGCACCTGGGCACGCGCGACTACGTGCGCGTGCGCGTCGGCATCGGCCGCCCGCCGAAAGGACTCGCTGTCCCCGACTGGGTGCTCGGCCCCCTAGATGGAAATGAGGCGATCGAGACAGCCGCCGAGGCCGCGCGGCTTGTTTGCTCAGACGGTCTAGCTGCCGCGCAAAACGAAATCCACGCGAAGAGCTAG
- a CDS encoding 50S ribosomal protein L25/general stress protein Ctc — MAVTPILVPVEKREEFGKGASRRLRREGRIPGVLYEAGIDNVHFSVDRIEISAIVRNEGVNAILELEYEGEKLLCMVKHVDQNVLTLDIDHIDVLGIKRGEKVNVEVPVVTTGEAHPDAVVLVENDLIEIEIDALSIPDELEVSIEGKEIGDQILAGDVALPEGAELLSDPEDLLVNFTYEQVDEDLEEAAEEAEEGGAEAGAESAEESSEE; from the coding sequence ATGGCTGTTACCCCGATCCTGGTCCCGGTTGAGAAGCGCGAAGAGTTTGGCAAGGGTGCCTCTCGCCGCCTGCGTCGCGAGGGCCGTATCCCCGGCGTCCTCTACGAGGCTGGCATTGACAACGTGCACTTCTCCGTCGACCGCATCGAGATCTCCGCGATCGTGCGCAACGAGGGTGTCAACGCCATTCTCGAGCTCGAGTACGAGGGCGAGAAGCTGCTGTGCATGGTCAAGCACGTCGATCAGAACGTCCTGACCCTGGACATCGACCACATCGACGTCCTGGGCATTAAGCGCGGCGAGAAGGTCAACGTTGAGGTTCCGGTTGTCACCACCGGCGAGGCTCACCCGGACGCTGTGGTCCTGGTGGAGAACGACCTCATCGAGATCGAGATCGACGCACTGAGCATCCCGGACGAGCTCGAGGTCTCCATCGAGGGCAAGGAGATCGGCGACCAGATCCTGGCTGGCGACGTTGCCCTGCCGGAGGGCGCAGAGCTGCTCTCCGACCCGGAGGACCTGCTGGTCAACTTCACCTACGAGCAGGTTGACGAGGACCTCGAGGAGGCTGCCGAGGAGGCCGAGGAGGGCGGCGCCGAGGCCGGTGCCGAGTCCGCCGAGGAGTCTTCCGAGGAGTAA
- a CDS encoding NAD-dependent succinate-semialdehyde dehydrogenase, which produces MDIQAILDQVETRLYINGEWRDGAEGETYEVLNPATEEVIATMASGTRQDSLDALAAADEAQKVWAHTAPRERAEILRKGYDLVKERKEAFAAIMTTEMGKSYTEALGEVDYGADYLLWFSEEANHFFGHTNRYPAKGNRMVTVRKPVGPCLLITPWNFPLSMATRKIAPALAAGNTVVIKPAKLTPLTMQYFVQTMEEAGVPAGVINLVSSKSASDVSEPILQDPRCRKLSFTGSTPVGSALMKLAADNVVKVSLELGGNAPAIVFADADIDGAVEGVKAAKMRNIGEACTAANRILVHESIAEEFATKLAKAVSELKVGNGMDEGIEVGPLVEKKAQEHMQALVDDAVSHGGTILTGGKAVEGTGFFFEPTVITGASKDAKVFREEIFGPIAPIFTFSTEQEAWALANDTEYGLASYVFSEDPDVMWRASDHLEFGLVGYNTGVVSDASIPFGGVKASGLGREGSLEGMLEYTEVQMIGVRDPYARF; this is translated from the coding sequence ATGGATATCCAAGCAATCCTGGACCAGGTGGAGACCCGCCTGTACATCAACGGCGAGTGGCGCGATGGCGCAGAAGGGGAGACCTACGAGGTGCTCAACCCCGCCACGGAGGAGGTCATCGCTACGATGGCCTCCGGGACCCGCCAAGATTCCCTGGACGCGCTCGCCGCAGCCGACGAGGCGCAGAAGGTGTGGGCGCACACCGCGCCGCGCGAGCGCGCAGAGATCCTACGCAAGGGCTACGACCTGGTCAAGGAACGCAAGGAAGCGTTCGCAGCCATCATGACCACGGAGATGGGCAAGTCCTACACCGAGGCACTCGGCGAGGTGGACTACGGCGCCGACTACCTGCTGTGGTTCTCCGAGGAAGCCAACCACTTCTTCGGCCACACCAACCGCTACCCGGCCAAGGGCAACCGCATGGTCACCGTGCGCAAGCCGGTCGGGCCCTGCCTGCTGATCACGCCCTGGAACTTCCCGCTGTCCATGGCGACAAGGAAGATCGCACCGGCCCTGGCCGCGGGCAACACCGTGGTGATCAAGCCGGCGAAGCTGACCCCGCTGACCATGCAGTACTTCGTGCAGACCATGGAAGAGGCGGGCGTGCCAGCGGGCGTGATTAACCTCGTCTCTTCCAAGTCGGCCTCCGATGTCTCGGAGCCGATTTTGCAGGACCCGCGCTGCCGCAAGCTCTCCTTTACCGGGTCCACCCCGGTCGGCTCAGCGCTCATGAAGCTGGCCGCGGACAACGTGGTCAAGGTCTCGCTCGAGCTGGGCGGCAACGCACCCGCGATTGTCTTTGCGGACGCCGATATTGACGGTGCCGTCGAGGGCGTCAAGGCCGCGAAGATGCGCAACATCGGCGAGGCCTGCACCGCTGCCAACCGCATCCTCGTCCACGAGTCGATCGCGGAGGAATTTGCCACCAAGCTGGCCAAGGCGGTGAGCGAATTGAAGGTGGGCAACGGCATGGACGAAGGTATTGAGGTAGGCCCGCTCGTGGAGAAGAAGGCGCAGGAGCACATGCAGGCGCTTGTCGACGACGCGGTGTCCCACGGCGGCACCATCCTCACCGGCGGCAAGGCCGTCGAGGGCACAGGCTTCTTCTTCGAACCGACCGTGATCACCGGTGCCTCGAAGGACGCGAAGGTGTTCCGTGAGGAGATCTTCGGCCCCATCGCCCCGATCTTCACCTTCAGCACCGAGCAGGAGGCGTGGGCGCTGGCAAACGACACCGAGTATGGCCTGGCGTCGTATGTCTTTTCCGAGGACCCGGATGTGATGTGGCGCGCCTCCGACCACCTGGAGTTTGGTCTGGTGGGCTACAACACCGGCGTCGTCTCCGATGCCTCCATCCCCTTCGGCGGGGTCAAGGCCTCCGGCCTGGGCCGCGAGGGCTCGCTCGAGGGCATGCTGGAGTACACGGAGGTGCAGATGATCGGCGTGCGCGACCCCTACGCGCGCTTCTAA
- a CDS encoding nitronate monooxygenase, producing the protein MDLPRIVAAPMAGGPTTPELVNAVSFGFLALGTCTVEQASTWLKACEPPFGVNLFMPQPEPSLIDVEMVAAELGAEVPQADVTSGFEEKFELVVEAAPPIVSTTFGPLHPEHVERLHSVGSEVWVTVTRIEDAREAIGDLWNADGLIVQGPEAGGHRSTWSPAEVPDTLYLDTIVEEVAELGVPFMAAGGVRGPEDVERLLGLGADAVACGTAFLLADEAGTSPQNRELLRTDRRTVVSRAFSGRPARGIESELTKRYRDMPPIYPYLRPMTPDADYCLVGKDRGELMEAPAKEIEAYLAG; encoded by the coding sequence ATGGACCTTCCACGCATCGTCGCCGCACCAATGGCAGGCGGCCCGACCACACCAGAGCTCGTGAACGCAGTCAGCTTCGGCTTTTTGGCGCTGGGCACCTGCACCGTTGAGCAGGCCAGCACTTGGCTTAAAGCATGTGAGCCGCCCTTCGGTGTCAATCTCTTTATGCCGCAGCCAGAGCCATCGCTTATCGACGTCGAGATGGTCGCCGCCGAGCTCGGCGCTGAGGTCCCACAGGCCGATGTCACCAGCGGTTTTGAGGAAAAGTTTGAGCTGGTGGTTGAAGCGGCACCACCGATCGTGAGCACGACTTTCGGGCCGCTTCACCCCGAGCATGTGGAGCGGCTGCACTCGGTGGGCTCGGAGGTGTGGGTGACGGTCACCCGCATCGAGGACGCGCGGGAGGCAATAGGGGACCTCTGGAACGCCGACGGCCTGATCGTGCAGGGGCCCGAGGCGGGCGGACACCGCAGCACCTGGTCGCCGGCAGAGGTGCCGGACACGCTCTACCTGGACACCATCGTTGAGGAGGTCGCTGAGTTGGGCGTGCCCTTCATGGCTGCGGGCGGGGTTCGCGGGCCGGAGGACGTGGAGCGGCTTCTTGGCTTGGGCGCTGATGCTGTTGCTTGTGGCACTGCGTTCCTCTTAGCTGACGAGGCGGGCACGAGCCCGCAGAACCGTGAATTGCTGCGCACTGATCGGCGCACTGTGGTGAGCAGGGCTTTTTCTGGCAGGCCTGCGCGCGGGATCGAGAGTGAGTTGACCAAGCGCTACCGCGACATGCCGCCGATCTACCCCTATCTGCGCCCGATGACGCCGGACGCGGACTACTGCCTGGTGGGCAAAGACCGCGGCGAACTCATGGAGGCACCGGCCAAGGAAATTGAGGCCTACTTGGCCGGGTAG
- the hisC gene encoding histidinol-phosphate transaminase produces MIRKDLASLPVYVPGAREQSADTIKLSSNESAVGPLPSVQEAMREALAGANRYPDMGAVELREALASHLGVTFDEVAVGTGSSALCQQLVCATAQPGDEVIFPWRSFEAYPIFVQIAGATARPIPLDAQHRVDLEAMARAITDSTRLIFVCNPNNPTGTTITTAEWDAFMAKVPAHVTVALDEAYFEYNRAADTPVVTEEITKYPNVVGLRTFSKAYGLAGVRVGYAFGPAELIEGINKVAVPFSVSSVAQAGALASLEASEELAARVEETCAQRERLTETLKAYGTPPSQTNFVWLPNTPKDFAADLADHDVLVRSFPEGTRITVTNEEETDALLSALDTVLD; encoded by the coding sequence ATGATCCGCAAAGACCTCGCTTCCCTGCCTGTCTACGTCCCCGGTGCGCGCGAACAATCAGCCGACACCATCAAGCTTTCCTCCAATGAGTCGGCCGTCGGCCCGCTGCCGTCGGTGCAGGAGGCAATGCGCGAAGCACTCGCCGGGGCGAACCGCTACCCGGACATGGGCGCGGTCGAACTGCGCGAGGCGCTCGCCTCGCACCTCGGCGTCACCTTTGACGAAGTCGCGGTAGGCACTGGGTCCTCGGCGCTGTGCCAGCAGCTGGTGTGCGCGACCGCGCAACCGGGTGATGAGGTGATTTTCCCCTGGCGTTCCTTTGAGGCCTACCCGATCTTCGTGCAGATCGCGGGCGCTACCGCTCGCCCGATCCCCCTCGATGCACAGCACCGCGTCGACCTGGAGGCAATGGCGCGCGCAATTACTGATTCGACCCGGCTGATCTTCGTGTGCAACCCGAATAACCCGACCGGGACCACCATCACCACCGCCGAGTGGGATGCGTTTATGGCAAAGGTGCCCGCGCATGTCACGGTTGCGCTGGACGAGGCATATTTTGAGTACAACCGCGCGGCCGATACCCCGGTGGTTACTGAGGAGATCACGAAGTATCCCAACGTGGTGGGCCTGCGCACCTTTTCTAAGGCCTACGGGCTCGCGGGCGTGCGCGTGGGCTACGCCTTCGGCCCTGCCGAGCTGATCGAGGGCATTAACAAGGTCGCCGTGCCCTTCTCCGTCAGTTCGGTGGCACAGGCCGGAGCACTTGCCTCATTGGAGGCATCTGAAGAGCTTGCAGCACGCGTTGAAGAGACCTGCGCCCAGCGTGAGCGTCTCACGGAGACGCTCAAGGCCTATGGCACCCCGCCGTCACAGACCAACTTCGTGTGGCTGCCAAATACTCCAAAGGATTTTGCCGCGGACCTCGCAGACCACGACGTGCTGGTGCGTTCCTTCCCCGAGGGCACCCGCATCACGGTGACCAACGAGGAAGAAACGGACGCGCTCCTTTCTGCCCTAGATACAGTGCTGGATTAG